DNA sequence from the Microtus ochrogaster isolate Prairie Vole_2 chromosome 2, MicOch1.0, whole genome shotgun sequence genome:
TATGACACCCTTCCTAGAGAGCCCTGGCAAGGCTTACAACCCTGCATGGTCCCAACTCTGACCCCACCACCAGGAAATGCGTCATTGTAGCCCATCTGTTTCATTCTCTTACTTTTACAGGTGGGGATCTTGTTACTCCATGTTCCGTCCTTCAGACACTCAATCTGGAAGGTATCCATTATCTCACTGTCCTGAAAAGAAACCCAGAAGGGAATGAAAAGCAGGAGGGAGTGGATTAGAACACGTTTCCTAGCAAAGATAACTCCGACCTCGAACCTGGCTATCTTCAACTGGGAATCCCACCAGGGAGTCCCAAAGGTAAACTTGCCTATAGCCTAAGCGATGGCTGCTCTTTTTGTCACCCCCATTTATACTAGGGGCACAGGCAATGGCCACTAGAAAAGAAGCTATAGTTTTGACTCTAGTTTGAGAGCAATGCTTCTCTAGCTAGAGCTAGCAGACAGCGTCACCTAGAGAGGGCCAGCGGAGGCAAACTGTTGCTCCTTGCCACCAAAATTCCAGTTCGGTCCGGGTGACCTACCCAAGGAGTCATGTTTCTAACAAGCTCCTAGGGGCTGCCGCTGCCGACCCAGCCCCTTCCTGAGGGCAATTCCTCCAGAACAGTGGGTTTCTAGCCTGGCTGTACAGTGGACTCACCTGGGGAACATAAAGATTCCCAACCACTGGCTCCAGTCACCAGCCTCCGTACACAGGGACTGTACTTCCTTACTCTGTTGTTCTGGAAGGAGGGTAGCTGTACCACCACGCTGGATGGCAGGAATTAGAGGAGTGCCCATTGGCCATCTTTACAACCCCTGCTCCTCCTTCAGCACCAACCCCCCTCCACCTCTGATGACCTTTGTTAAGGTCGTTGTCCCTAATTATGGAGCCATATGGTCCCATATTTTAAAGCAATCAGGACAACTCATGCCCCGATGTACAACTTGTGTGCCATGTCCCGAAGCGAGAGGTGACTAGAATGCATCGTTTTgaatttctagagttttgagaCACTCAGTAGGATGCTAGGACATGCTGAGCTGGCCTTATGGCAGCTCCTAcaccatggggtgggggtggggctctggAGACCTCTCCTCCCAGGCAGGGTTCTGCACCTTCAGCACTTTGTAGCCCGTGTCACAGCTGATGAGCGCTTGGTCTTTGAAGGAGTACACAGCTTGAGAGGGCTCGATTTTCCCGAACAGAGGAGGCTGTAGCTTTGGGCACTCATTTCCTGGCAGGAAGCAAATGAAGAGACATCAGGGGAGAAATGAGGAAAAATGACAGCCAAGggccagcacctgggaagcaaggcctgaaggaggcagagaggacaggATTGGGCGTCTAGAGGCAAAACTTTGGAAAGCAAGGGTGAGCCATTCTCTAAGGCagtcttccatttcttcttttgtaaagtGAACCAAACAATTTCATTGACACTCGGAGATCGGAGGAACATTAAAGGCCATTGTCCCATTATGACCTGGAGCTCATCCCTGAGTCCTGTACTCCATGGATACCTCAGGTTAAATAAACAAGGGCTTCCTATTGGTTTGAAATTTGTGCCCTGGCCCTTTTCACTACTGGCTACTCAGGATGACCACAGTCACCCTTCTTCCCAGGACACTAAGGGACTGTGTTCTGATGCCTCTGCTTTTCTTCAAGGGGCTGATCCCGACAAGAGCCTCACTAGGTTTAGTCCTGACACCTTCTCAGGGACAAACCTTCCTTTGTTAACTTTCTGTCACTCTTCTCCCCACGTGGCAAGGCAACGCCAGGCCTCCGGGTTCTATGATGGTGATTAGTTACTCCTCCTCGTTGTCCACACTCTTTTTCCTTCAGTTATTACAGACTTAGTGAGTCACAGGACTCCCTCTGGGCTTGTATCAGGACTAGCTTCTGTGGAACACTAGGGATTGGGGCTACAGGCTGTGCCAGGCCAGGAACTCACATAGAGCCCAATCTCCACAAAACTCCGGGTCCACAAACTCCCGTGCCAGACTTGGAAACAGACGGTCACGGTTGGGAGGTCCTCTCAGCTTGATGAATCTCCATgtgaggggaaagagaaatggTGTTCGGGGTGCTCAAGGGTAACCAGTCTTGGGGATAAGCCCATTctccctgtgcccatcccccactCATAGTGGGAAGCTTAGCCAGGAGGTAGCCTGTACCTTGGTTCCCAGTTTCCTCAGAGGCCTCTAGCTTGGACTACATCCATCCTCCCTCAAGAGCCCTCTTTGTAGCAAGGAGCACAGTGGCTCAGGGTGacctgggaaaggggaaaggtTACCTGCTGCTCTGTAGGAGAGCCTCCAGCCTCTGTTCTCTCCTGAGTTGTCGCTGCGGAATAGGATCTGGACACTGTGACTCTGGGTGCTGATTGGCTCCGGGGATGTCTCGCCACAGAAGGGCCCCCATACTTTTGGACCAGCCTTaatctgtgtgtgggggggaatcATATCTGAGTGCTTCAGGCAGAATAGTGCTGGAATTTTCTGGAAACTCTAATGCAAATCCATAGTATACACTCTTGTTTGTAGACTTAGGGATTACCAAATGGATTTATGTCCATTTCTGTCATAATTTTAGTGGCCTTTGGAGTTAACAAAGCAAGCTAGTGCTGCTGTGACTACCAATGAACATCTTGTGGGCAGTCTTGTACAGTGCACAGcattaattaaacaaaattattatatatatatatatatatatgtaatagaaACATGGCCAAATTTTATAATTGCAGTATTAGAGTATACATAATCTATAGAAGTCACCATTTGTGTAATAGAAGCATAGTAACAAAATAAGGCAATCCCGATGATGAAATGATGTTCGGTCTGACACATGGCATgagtggaagaaaacagaaaaacagcatatttttcctgtcattttccaGGCACAAAAAACCCCCACAGCATATGTAAAAAAATCAAGGTCAAAGGTGGGAAAGATCTTGGCAGGTGTGAAGAGCAGGAGAAGCTGGAAcagagggagtggaaggaggcgaggatggacagacggacaggGGTCTTATTTTGTTGAGGAATTTAGCTTAATTCCATGCATAACCTTGGTTTGACCTCCTTGCTGTAACCCTCTATGCTGTGGGAAAAGGGATGATGCAGGAGCAAGAATGAAGCAAGAGCATCAGTCGGGGAAGCAGCACATGAGAAGGACAGAGGGGATGGGGTATGGACTATATTGGAGgctgcagaagaggagaaatggCCTTAAATTCCATTGGCTGATTCGgacctccttcccctcccccccccaggtTCCAGTCCAGTGCAGGTAACCCTTTCCCCCATCTCTGAGAACCAGGACACCATTGTTAGCTTTTGGTAATGTCTGAACTCCTGGGTGATGTCATGATTTTGCTGGTGACAGAGGAAATGATGCTTGAAGACATTCACTATCTGCATGTGGATCCCAGGCTGAGCTCCTGGGACACAGTGATTTTTAAGCTACATGGTCTACATGGCCTTCTCCCTGTGTGTTCCCTTGTGATCAGAGGCACTTAAAAAAAGTGGTttcttcattctttgagaatttgcttatatttacagtgtgttttgattatatttgccCCTCACCTCCCCACCAACTCTACCCAGACCCCATCACCACATCTCCCTTCCAACATAACAAATGTTCTCTTTCCATAATCCACTGAGTCTAATCGGTGCTGTCCctgtgcacatgggtgtgggaCCACCAACTAGAGCATAGGCAACCTGCCAGGGGCCACTTCcctaaagaaaatgcattttatctTAGTAGCCTTCAACTGATAAAGCTCTTCAGCAAGGCGTGGGGCTTTGTGAACCCCTCCTTTGTGCTGAGCTTTTGATTGGCTTGACTCCCGGGAGTGATAGGCTCTTTGCCAAATTTACAGTGCCAGGCATGAATACTGTCTGTAATGTGGGTCTTAAAGTCACCCATAAAGCTGTTGACCATCCCAGTAACAttaatgccactattgcacccaaGGACATATCTTGCCAGGCTATTATCATAGCTCACATAACGTATGCCTGGGTATGACCATAGATAACTATTTTCCCTTTAGCAGTCTCTGTGATGCCATAGGCACCATGAAAGCTAGCTAGCAAGGAAGAAACTTCTAGGTCAGGCCCAGCTTGATTTACCCATGCCCTGTGACTCAAgtctgtggtgtcttcagcaacagggccttaTCATTTAGTTCTGATGGACAACAAAGAGCAAATGAAAGTAGCCTGTTTTGTTAATCAGGGTTCTATGGGATCTCTTTGGACCAACAACCTGAAGGGTGGTATCCTATACCTGCCATTGGGCTCTTTGTTGGTTAGctatggcttctgggaggagTGTTATTCCCCTCTATTAGGGAATTTCATTTCAACTCTTGTGcatataatagatagatagatagatagatagatagatagatagatagatagatagatagagataataTGAAATTTCTAAATTAGTgtgtttccatatggcttttctaAACAtctttagtgttagttgtccctcctgtcttagttatggttatTATGTGGTGATTGAACACcacaaacaacagcaaaccagagaggaaagtatttatttggcttacaatgccacatcactgttcatctttagagaaagtcaggacaggaattccaacagggcaggatcctggaggcaggagctgatacagaggccacagaggggtgctgcttactgactgctcccagggcttgctcagcctgccttgtGATAtgacctaggaccaccagcccagggatggcaccacccacaatgggctgggcccaccaccattgatcactaattaagaaaatgctctacaggctcaGCTAGTGCCCAGTCTtagtggaggcattttctcagttaggtTCTCTTCTTGCAGACGACTCTatcctgtgtcaagttgacacaagatTAGCTAACACACACCCCATCCCTCCTTCGCCTTGTGCTACTAAATCACTGAAATCTTTTTCCCACCCTAACCTTTCTTCCTAGTATCTGCTTTAATCCCCTTACtgcctgtcctctgccctcccttaAGATCTTATTTCTCACCCTGGCATGGCTTCTTTCTACTTTCCTGGCCTCTATAATTACTCTAAATGAATTGCACATATCTAAAGAATCAAGTTAGcatccacatatgagagagagcGTGTAATACTTGTCTTTCTAGGACTGGGTTACTTCACTCCATGGTTTTCCCCAGTTCCATCCATTACCATTCAATTATTGCATCTTTCTTTAGAGCTGTTAGAATTccatggtgtatgtatgtatgtatgtatatatatatatatatatatatatatatatatatatataatgttttcattatctattcatcaggtgatggacatctaggctttTTCCCATGTCTCAGCTGTTGTGAACAAAGCAGCCTCCATGGGTTTCATGGATGAACAGTTATCTCTGCAGCACGACATAGAATCCTTTGAACAGATACCAATGAGTGACGTAGCTGGGTCCTATAGTTGTTTGGTGTCTCGCTTTTGGGGAGCCTCTATGCTGATCTCCATAATCGCTGCATCAATTATATTCCCACCGCTGTGAACAAGAGCTCCTCTTTCCTCACAGCTCCACAGaactttttgtcatttgttttctggaCCTTAGCCTTTCTGGCTGTGggaagataaaaatctcaaagtaattttaattggCGTTTCTCAAACGGCTAAGGGTGTTTGAACACTTAAAAATTTTGTTtcagtcatttgtatttcttcctttgagagTTCCCTATTCAGGTCCGGTTTTAAAAAGTTGGGCTgttgcttttcctttgtgtttagcttttttagttttttgtataTTCCAGACATTAATCCTGGGTCAAACATGCAGCAAGCATTGCATTTGTTCCCATACTGTTGCGGCCTCTTTACTAGATCTGTGGTTTCCTTTACTGTACAGAAGCCTTTGGGTTTCAGAAGGCAGACAAGAGGGACCCCTCAGGGACCAATACAGAGGAAAGTGAGGACAGCTCTTTCACCAGTGGAACTTGAGTCCTGCAAAAGTCAGGAATAAAATTCTGCCACCAGCTTAGACGAGCTTGGAAGTGGTTTATTCCCCAGAGCCCAAAGGTAAGGACCTCATCAAATGGCCACCTTGGTTTCAGTCTCATGAGAATCTAAGCAGAGAGCCAATAGAGCCCTGAGGGACTTCTGGCCTACCAACATGTGATACTAATTGTTGCAAGCCGTTATGTTGGGAGCAACTTACTTCACAGCAACACAAACAGGCCCTGTGTCACAAACATTCCTGCTGTGTCACCTGCAGCCAAGCTCCCTCTTAACTTCTGACTCACTAGGGGGCAAGCCAGGCTGGATGTTCTTTAGCTTTCTCACAGGTGTTCCTGGGTGCATCTCTCTCTCAGACTTCCCTTTCTGAGCTCATTGATAGCCCTGCTTCCTCTACACAGCTTTCAGAAGCCATGAGCTCCAGTtcctattgcttttgttttgttgagttgCTCAGTATCCTCATGGCTTAGATTAGCATCTGTGTATATACTTGGTGGTACCTTTATTTCTCAGGCTCAGCATCTCTCCTGGAATCAGAGCTCAATATTTGGCTTTGCTCAGATGCTTTACCTGGCACTGAAGGTACTTCTGATTTTAACCCCTTCATATCTGAGAACTATTCCTTCCACTATCCCAGCCAAAGTTCAAAATTCGGTTACCTTGCATTAGACTTACAACATAGAATAACCTCAAATGGAGTAGTTATTGGCCTTAGACATTTTTTCCCTCATCATTGCCTTTATAATTGTCTCTTCCCTCAAACAGAAACACTTCCATAATGTGTGGGATCTAGCACAAACAAAAACTATGAGCACCTTGTTCAGGATATATTAAAAAGCTCAAAGTGTCTACAGCACATTAAACCAAACACGAGTCCTTTCTGAGTATAAAACCCCATGCATCTGTACAGAGTGAACTCCATAATGCTGAATCAGGCCTCCTAAAGTATAGGTTTGACTTTGTAATTCTCTACCTCCTATCACCCTAGTGACCAGGGTGCCAGTTTGGAATCAGAGGAGACACCAACCTGGAGGTGATGAagccaaaataatgttttaaacaaTGGCATGCTGGGAAGCTAGGGACTTAGCTCCCTATCCAAAGGGAAGATGAAAAGCCAAAAGCCCAGaacattggtttgtttgtttgtttgtttgtttttcacccAATTAAGCCAAGATGCTTCAGCATCCTTGGGACAAGTAGCAGTTTCAGGGTTACCTTAATGTAGTCATATGGACAGGTCACCTCAGGATGGTCCTCGATGTCAAAAATGTCCTCAAACTGCAGGCTGACCATGAAGCCCTCCTCCAGATCAATGGTATACGAGCATTCAGAGCTCTTGGGGTAAGGGTTGGGGTAATCGGGGCTAGTGATGGTACCGGTCCTCTGGGTAAAGAGATTGCCACTGCATTCCACtgtagaaaacagaacagagaaaagggCACTCCATTGACACAGACACAGCCAGCCCTTGATCATCTGCCACTGTGTAATCTTTGCGGTGTTCCCAGGAGGTAGGCAGAGAAGGAATCCCCATTTTACTGAGAAACTGAAACTCTTCGGAGGATAATGGTCTCTCCACTGTCCCCGTGGAAAATGACTCAGCTGTAGACTTTCTAAGTCTCTCTCTAGATGGGGCTTCCCTGGATGATGCCCCTTGCCATGGGGTCCTCTGGCAGGATCAGGCAGCCACTCTGAGAATGACGGCTTTGAGATGGAGGGGCTAGTGCTGCATCTAAACCTCTTTGGCTTGTACCTCCTcctttgcctgtctgtctcttgGGTCTCTGCTCAAAGCCATTCTTGATCCTCGCCTaagtcctccccctcccacaacaCACCCTCACTGCCCAGCccctgtctttcttttgttgacTGCCCAGTCTATCCTCTCTGACGTCACACACTCGATGACATCATGTCACACACTCAGTTactctctcccaccccccactAAACTGAGTTCTGCGAACCCCAggattctgatttttgtttgtttgtttgtttgtttctgctatccAACATCCAGCTCCCTGGGAGCCTCACCATGACTTAGCCCATTATAGGCCTGCTGAACCTTGGTCCCTTGGGTCGGCCCCTCCCAGGCTTGGCATGCCTGTGCTTTGTAAGTCTTTGTTCATTGTGCTCATTTTGCAAATGAGAAAACAGTAGCCCGGAACAGCAAGCATGACTAACGAACCTAAAGTTCCAACAAGAGCTGCAGAAAGAGGCTTCCCcagtctgcatctgttttcactTTCTCCCTCACGAATCCTCGCATCCTCCTGGGTCAGTCTCAGCCCAGGGAGGACTAGGGatggcttgggggagggggaatctTTCTCTTCATATTCACAGTGCACAGGTAGGCATGGGATTTGTTAAAAGGTGCACAGCAAATCTGTAGTACTTTCCCTAGAAGGTTCCCGGGGTCAGGGTGAAAAGAAGTGAGAAACCTTGACCTTGAGCTTCCGTAATTCTCTGAGAAAATTGCTCTTGAAAACTATGGCCTCTTGTTACTGGGTTTATATAGGAGGCACACGGCTTTATTCAGCAAGTTTTGAAGGAAGAAGTATTTCTGTCTCCAAGTTTGGCTTCCTTCCCTGAGCCCTCTTCAAGTGAGAACCTGCCCTAGGCCATACTAACCCCCAGGCAATTCCCAAACTGTCTAAGTTCTACTACACCTCTGAACAGTTCTAGGATCTGTTCTCCCTGTGTGGGtgaacttctccatattccttcaCTTCTGTCAAGGGACACAGTTGTCACATCTTCAGGCCAGCTCACGTCTGGGGATACTGTGACCATGCTTCCTTTACTTGAGCATAGCAAGTGTCGCATTGACTTTATCTAAACACCAGAGTGTCTGCAGCTGTTGTCCAGCTAGTCTGGGGACTACTGCTCGCTCAACGCTCACCATCTCTGACCCAACCTGAAGCGACAAAACAGAAGCCTTGGTGGTAGGTGATGATACAGCAATGTAGGAATGAGTCACTTCCGTGCTATCTTTaccctctttcctcctttgtcCTTCAGTCTGAGGCTTTAAGCCCTGTCAGACAGTGACAGAGGTGCTACCGAAGCAAAGAGAAAACGGAACCTTTGGTTGAATTTATGGCTTTTAGAGAAAGGACCTGAAAACCCAGGTTTCCCATGGCTTGGTCAGGTTGGTTACTTGCAgtaggagaggagacagaaacctGTAGAGCAGACTTTGTGCCCAGGAAGGTCAGCCTGACTTCAGAGTTTCTTGTATGCTCTTCTGACAGTAGACCCTGGACTCCTAGTGGGGTGAGCACCTCATCATATATCCacgtggtatgtgtgtatatctctgacttcattatttagttttctctctcttcttagtctgtatctctgtctctgtctctctgtctctcactctgtttttctgtctgtctgtctgtctctgtctttgggtgtatgtgtgtaaatatgggTGTGAATACCCAAGCATATGACACAGAGAACAGAGTTCAATGTCAGGGATCTTCCTGGGGTGCTCCACCTAAGTTTGGGAGTagggctctcactgaacctggagctcactgttccATCTCTATTAAACCAGCTGGCCAGCAAACTCTTTAGATCTACTTGTCAGCACTGGAATTACATGCACACATCACCAAAGCCAGCTTCCACATGAGTACTGGGGTTCTAAATGcaagttttcatgtgtgtgcagcaagctctttacccactgagccatctccccagccctgacttATCTTTTTCATTGTATGCACTATGGATCTGTGTCTCAGCTGATGTTCCTGGAACATGTGACACATCATGGCAAAGCCCAGAGTCACCATTGGCCCCACCTCGGCAGGTCCTGTTGTCTGTGTGGAGGATGTAGCCGAAGCGGCAGGAGCAGTAGTAGCCACCGATATAGTTGTGACAGTAGTGGTCACAGGAAagttcttcatcttctctctccttgcaTTCATCGACATCTGTGGGGCAGGCAGAGCCTCTCATCAGTCACTGCACACGTGATGATTAAGCCACACTTACAAAGCACTTAAGGGCATTCGTGGTTTGGGGAGGGTCATGCTTGTCTTTCATGTGATCCCTATGTAAAGCCCAGAGGGGGCCATTATCTATCTCCCTTTGTCAAATGAGGTAAGCAGAATCCAGAGAAGTTAGGCAACTTGTAAGATCACGGAGAGCTAGGTCTGAACCTAGGCAAtctcagccttggtagaggtgaTCACCACAGCTTGGTTACAATAATTATCACACGCCATGCCAGTCTTAGCACCCTCACCCTCTGGATGAtgaaactgagacagaaaactcAGGACTTGGAGAGCTTGGCTCGCCACCGCAGCCCCACACCCTCTGTCCCCATATAGATCAAGTCCTGTCTTAGAGGTTTGCAcatctatttcttctatagaAACATACAAACGGCCAGTACgtatacaaaacaaaaagatatccTCCATTATTAGCCATCAGGGGTTACAGTTGAAGCCGCACATATTCACAGgggta
Encoded proteins:
- the Masp1 gene encoding mannan-binding lectin serine protease 1 isoform X3, producing MRLLLLYHGLCLVLLEVSAHTVELNEMFGQIQSPGYPDSYPSDSEVTWNITVPEGFRIKLYFMHFNLESSYLCEYDYVKVETEDQVLATFCGRETTDTEQTPGQEVVLSPGSFMSVTFRSDFSNEERFTGFDAHYMAVDVDECKEREDEELSCDHYCHNYIGGYYCSCRFGYILHTDNRTCRVECSGNLFTQRTGTITSPDYPNPYPKSSECSYTIDLEEGFMVSLQFEDIFDIEDHPEVTCPYDYIKIKAGPKVWGPFCGETSPEPISTQSHSVQILFRSDNSGENRGWRLSYRAAGNECPKLQPPLFGKIEPSQAVYSFKDQALISCDTGYKVLKDSEIMDTFQIECLKDGTWSNKIPTCKKSEIDLENESESEPVTE